The genome window GCCCCGAGCCCTCCCACGCGGAGACGGCCAGCAGCGCCGCGTCGACGTCAATCAGGTTGTTGAACGACAGCTCCTTGCCGTGCAGCTGCCGCATCGCCGGGAGGCCGCCCGTGGCGGACGATTCGCGGTAGAACGCGGCCGGCTGGTCCGGGTTCTCGCCGTAGCGAAGGTCCTGCACCTTCTCCAGCCGCAGTTCCATCGCGTCCGGCAGCGCGGGCGCGGCGGGCGCCGTCTTCCCCACCCCGCCCAGGTACGCGGTGATCGCGGCGTCGTACGCCGAGGTGTGCGCGTACACCTTCACCGCCAGCTCGCGGCGGAGCGCGCGCGCCTCCTCGTCCTCCGCGTCCAGCCCGGCCAGCACGCGGCCGTAATCGGCCGGGTCGACGACGACCCAGACGCTCTCGTGGTTCTTGGCCGCGGAGCGCAGCATCGACGGCCCGCCGATGTCGATGTTCTCGATCGCCTCGTCCACCGTCACGCCCGGCCGAGCGACCGTCTCGCGGAAGGGGTAGAGGTTCACGGCCACCAGGTCGATGGGCGCGTACCCCTGCGCCCGCATCTGCGCCATGTCGTCGTCGTTCGCGCGGCGCGCGAGGAGGCCGGCGTGCACCGCGGGGTGCAGCGTCTTCACGCGGCCGTCCATCATCTCCGGGTGGCCGGTGGCGTCGCTCACCTCCATCGCCGGGATGCCGGCGTCGCGCAGCGCGCGCGCGGTGCCGCCGGTGGAAAGCAGCGTCCAGCCGCGCTCCAGCAGCGTGCGCGCGAAGTCCACCAGCCCCGTCTTGTCCGATACGCTCAGCAGCGCCCTGGGCATTTCGACCGACCGAGAAGCGAGTTCAGAAGAGATGATGTAAGGCACACGATTGCAGGGAGATGCGGCCCGTCGTCGCAGAATGATTCCGCGCCCGCGATCGAGCCCATCTCATACTGCATGCAGAGACCGATTGTGCAATCCGGAAGCGCACGTGCGACCTCTCCGATAGATCCTTCG of Longimicrobium sp. contains these proteins:
- the purH gene encoding bifunctional phosphoribosylaminoimidazolecarboxamide formyltransferase/IMP cyclohydrolase, translated to MPRALLSVSDKTGLVDFARTLLERGWTLLSTGGTARALRDAGIPAMEVSDATGHPEMMDGRVKTLHPAVHAGLLARRANDDDMAQMRAQGYAPIDLVAVNLYPFRETVARPGVTVDEAIENIDIGGPSMLRSAAKNHESVWVVVDPADYGRVLAGLDAEDEEARALRRELAVKVYAHTSAYDAAITAYLGGVGKTAPAAPALPDAMELRLEKVQDLRYGENPDQPAAFYRESSATGGLPAMRQLHGKELSFNNLIDVDAALLAVSAWEGSGLAACAIIKHTTPCGIAVGADPAEAYRKALSTDPTSAFGSVIAFNSAVTEQAAALLRPNFVEAIVAPSFHPAALKLLAEKKNLRLITLPTADSGDELDFKRVRGGFVAQARLAMRFPENGWRVVTKRAPSAEEMDDLRFAWRAVATVKSNAILLARGGMALGIGAGQMSRVDSSRIAVMKARDNGFDLAGAALASDAFFPFRDGVDTAAGAGVRSIIQPGGSVRDEETIAAADEHGIAMVFTGRRLFRH